A segment of the Bacillus pseudomycoides genome:
TAGTACATGGTCTAGTTCAAATGACATATGACATTTTGGACAAACAACAATTGGTAATTGCTCCACATTCCACATTCCTTTCCAACTTTTAATACCAGTGTAGGAAGAACAAAAAAATCTTATACATATAAAGTGAAACTTCCCATCATCAATCGGGCTTTTACAGGCAATTAACGCGGGATAAAACTATTTAATATTACCAAAAAAGGTACCGCTTCTCGCGGTACCTTCTTCGTATGTATCAAGAAATAATATCGTAAATCTCAATCGCAACCATATCAATGTTATCAAATTGATACACTTGTGGCTTTTCGCCTTGTTGATACACTTCTAACTCATACATTTCACTTTTATCAAAAAATTTCACGCTACATTTACGCTCACCGTTCACTTCAAAATAGCGTTGCGCTACTTCACCGCTTTCAGCTTGTTCTTGTAGACTAACAAGTCGAGTTAAAATTCCTTGGAGTAGAGACATGAAATCTCCCCTTTCTCTAATCTTCCTACCAATAGGTTTTACAGCTATACTCATTCTATCCGTCATAACAGAAAAAATGTTCCACACTCTAGGATAAAGCTTCTTGGCAAGAAACTCAACTAAAATTTGTCGAAAAAAGAAGTAAAAAGCAGAAAGAAAATCTTTATCTTCCTTTATTGCGGTTTTTAAAGCTGCAGAATATAATAAAAAGCAGAAAAAGAGGAGGAATTATAATGAAAAAAATTGAGGTTTATACACAACCAGATTGTCCACCATGTACGATTGTAAAAGAATTTTTAAAGCACAATAACGTAACATACGAAGAATTCGATGTCAAAAAGGATGCTTCTGCTCGCAACCGTCTTTTATATGACTATAACTCATACTCAACTCCAACCGTTGTCATTGATGGAGAGGTTGTCTCTGGTTTTCAAATTGAAAAATTACAACAGTTACTAAATCTAGAACAGGAATAGGCATCGAGCTACCTATTCCTGTTCTTTCAACTCCTGTAATTTTTGCATTTCTGTCAAAAGTTGCTGACTCTCATGATAACCAGCTAACTTCCATTTCCCTTCTTCTTTTTGCAAGGTAAGAATTTGATACTGTTCATTTTTCATCCGTTCGTATACATATAAAAGTCTATGTTCTTCATCATATGCTAATTTCGTTTGAGAAGTAAAAGAAAGAGGAGCTTCTTTTGTAGGGAGTAAATATTCACCATTTCGTTTATCACCATTGCTATTTTCATCCGTAAAAACTTGAAGGAAGTTATTTGTAAAATACGGTGACAACGCATCATACATTTTACCCATCGATAAATGCTTCCCACGAATTGAAAATTGTGCCTCATATCCCTTTTGAATCGTTGTAAATACCTCTTTTCGATCCATTTTTATTTCTTCTTTACCAAGAACCGTTGTAACACTATACCCAACTAGAAAGGCAACACATAGAAATAGAACAAACCAAATTCCATATTTTTTCATTTTTTCACCTTCCTTTAACAGAGCTTGTCTTTGTAGTATTCATTGTAACAATGATTATGCAAAGAAAGGGATGATTTCGTTCGTAAAATCTTTACAATGATAGACAGCATTTTCACCATCTTTTTCACTATTACCAATTTATGATAAAAACAAACAAAAAAATGCACGAATTGCTTCGTGCATTAAAATAAAACATCTTCTTCGTATAAAAATTCATAAGACAAATCAATAAATAAAAAATGTTCATCATCAATTGGAAAGGAAAATGTTCGTACCATCTCTCCTGTTTCTATATCTGCA
Coding sequences within it:
- a CDS encoding YkuJ family protein, whose protein sequence is MSLLQGILTRLVSLQEQAESGEVAQRYFEVNGERKCSVKFFDKSEMYELEVYQQGEKPQVYQFDNIDMVAIEIYDIIS
- a CDS encoding glutaredoxin family protein; protein product: MKKIEVYTQPDCPPCTIVKEFLKHNNVTYEEFDVKKDASARNRLLYDYNSYSTPTVVIDGEVVSGFQIEKLQQLLNLEQE
- a CDS encoding DUF3993 domain-containing protein, with translation MKKYGIWFVLFLCVAFLVGYSVTTVLGKEEIKMDRKEVFTTIQKGYEAQFSIRGKHLSMGKMYDALSPYFTNNFLQVFTDENSNGDKRNGEYLLPTKEAPLSFTSQTKLAYDEEHRLLYVYERMKNEQYQILTLQKEEGKWKLAGYHESQQLLTEMQKLQELKEQE